The Bombus vancouverensis nearcticus chromosome 11, iyBomVanc1_principal, whole genome shotgun sequence DNA window CGTCTATCAAGATCGTCGTCGCAATTTACATAATCTTTCTTATACAGCAATCGAAAGGTATTTGCCCCGTAACCAGAGAACGGTCGATTAATTTAGCCACAAAGATGttggaaaaattaattagaaaattgttTAGTCGAAAGAATCGATTAAAATCGATTATAAGGTGGTAGAATTTGCTGACACGTTCAACAACCAAGACAACGTAAATAATTATTCTTGACTGATGATAATTGATTAATCTATTGTTCACGTTTGTTCGGTCGCACGTTAATCGGTTGTTCACGTTTTCGCTTCTTCCACTTCTTCCACCGTCGGACGTCCTCGCGCTGATGTGCACGTTCGAGGAAAACAGTTCCCGGAGGCGACACGTATTCCGCGCGTCGAGACATAACCGAACCAGAGACCCTGGCTACCTTGGAGAGATGTTTCCGTCTTCTGATCGGCGTAAGACACGGTACGACGCCAAAATCTGCCGGGAACTCCGGCACACTGATCGGCCGTTGCCTGAAACGGCCCGTATTCGATCGTATCAAGCACCGTGTGACACGCATGGACCACAATCTCTTTGATGTGATCTGGCCCGCTTTAAAAAAATACGGTAACTCGGCTTGCAACAGCAAGGCGGGCAGCGCTTATTCGGTGGTCAGCAACGTGGACGAGCACGAGTCTGTGTCGGTGGTAGCGCCGGACTACGAAAGTTACATCGTGTTCGCAGACTTTTTCGACCCTCTGATCAGGGACATACATTGCGTGACTGCCAGCGGTGATCTTCCCGACCACCCTCCGCCGAGGTTCTTTTACAACGAGAACGACGACAGCGAAGAGAATGCCGACACGTTGGACGAAGTGACAGTGTCGGCGATCGAGGCGTACGACCTCGATCCTCCGGCCAAATACGTTCAAGCTGCTGTAATAGAGTGTTGCAGAAATCTGGAAAGTTACACGCTTCCCTTGACGCTTACGGTGAACCAGCTGGAAGAGGTGGAACGAGAGATCACCAGTGAATTGATGAGCCAAGAGATCTCGGCAATGGTGGCGGAGGGTAGCAGCGAGGACGAGGCCGGAACTTACTTTACCCTCAGCGAAATTCTGGATCAACCGAGTCCGATCAGGGCCCAACTGGCAGCAGCCGGTTTGCTATTGCCTATTACGGATCTCGAAGTTCACGATGACAAACGTCTTCATGGCAAGCACTGGCCTTACGGCCGAGGAGTTTACGTCGCCTCTGCCGGTGACCTAGCTGCTTGGGTGAACGTTCAGGATCACCTGAGGGTTATTTGTCGCACCAGCGAGAACAGACCGGGTTCGATCGGTCGTGGCTACGTAAGGCTGGCGAAGGTGATGACGATGCTCGACGAAAGAATGAAATTCAAGAGAGACAAGAAGCTGGGCTTCCTCGGCGCACGACCGTACGCCATTGGCAATACTCTTAGGTTTAACGCGATAATCAGGTTCCCGGAATTGTCGAAGGAATTTGATCATTTGAAGCATCTGTGTGTAGTTCGTGGATTAAGCATACAAGAAACAGCGAAACGGGATATGGTTCGAATCGGTAACCAGCAATCGTTGAGTATCACCGAGCTGCAGACCCTTCAAGATTTCTCCAGAGCTGTTCTGAAT harbors:
- the LOC117154701 gene encoding arginine kinase: MDHNLFDVIWPALKKYGNSACNSKAGSAYSVVSNVDEHESVSVVAPDYESYIVFADFFDPLIRDIHCVTASGDLPDHPPPRFFYNENDDSEENADTLDEVTVSAIEAYDLDPPAKYVQAAVIECCRNLESYTLPLTLTVNQLEEVEREITSELMSQEISAMVAEGSSEDEAGTYFTLSEILDQPSPIRAQLAAAGLLLPITDLEVHDDKRLHGKHWPYGRGVYVASAGDLAAWVNVQDHLRVICRTSENRPGSIGRGYVRLAKVMTMLDERMKFKRDKKLGFLGARPYAIGNTLRFNAIIRFPELSKEFDHLKHLCVVRGLSIQETAKRDMVRIGNQQSLSITELQTLQDFSRAVLNILALEKELSINNSLKIATLIAGIFRKRNSAKRFQN